From Salvia splendens isolate huo1 chromosome 3, SspV2, whole genome shotgun sequence, a single genomic window includes:
- the LOC121793683 gene encoding mediator of RNA polymerase II transcription subunit 1-like: MVMEVVHEDMGEGSMQCTNHPYKNSTPGGICAFCLQEKLGKLVSSSLPVAILPSSSSSSSSRSDFGGGNAAALQPRHLVPSSSNASENASSECNYYSRRSRLPFVLTQKKKTKKMKDGVAVGNSDSGSIVFKRSKSTATPRRGMHFSDGGFSDDYSPHRRGFWSFLYMSKHSSGKRSGKSLKDSNFTPATASSTVGSSSVNGSGGGSNGIRPRDKKREDFVVVDENGSPDQAAFDRKVSRSRSVGCGNRSFSGDFFERISTGFGDCTLRRVESQREGKPKVQAAHRNSGINGQDCIKERVRCGGIFGGFMITSSSSSSSSSSHWISSSAEDNGGNSKARQVSHGRSKSWGWALASPIRAFSKPSSAKRDNGNKNVTPNLAAIPSLLAVSG, translated from the coding sequence atggtgATGGAGGTGGTGCACGAAGATATGGGCGAAGGCAGCATGCAATGCACCAACCACCCTTACAAAAACAGCACCCCAGGTGGGATCTGCGCTTTTTGCCTTCAAGAAAAGCTCGGGAAACTTGTCTCCTCTTCATTACCAGTCGCCATTTTGCCTTCCTCATCCTCTTCATCCTCCTCTAGATCTGATTTCGGCGGTGGAAACGCCGCCGCCCTCCAGCCTCGCCACCTCGTCCCTTCCTCCTCCAACGCTTCCGAGAATGCAAGCAGCGAATGCAATTATTACTCGAGGAGGTCGAGATTGCCCTTTGTTTTGacgcagaagaagaagacgaagaagatgaAAGATGGAGTGGCGGTGGGGAACTCGGATTCCGGCAGCATTGTTTTCAAGAGAAGCAAATCTACCGCAACTCCGAGAAGAGGTATGCATTTCTCCGATGGAGGTTTCTCTGACGATTATAGCCCTCACAGAAGGGGTTTTTGGTCATTTCTTTACATGTCAAAGCATTCTAGTGGTAAAAGGAGTGGGAAAAGCTTGAAAGATTCGAACTTTACACCGGCCACAGCTAGTAGCACTGTTGGATCATCTTCTGTCAATGGCAGCGGTGGTGGTAGTAATGGGATTAGGCCAAGGGATAAGAAAAGGGAGGATTTTGTGGTAGTGGATGAGAATGGGAGCCCTGATCAAGCTGCATTTGATAGGAAAGTGTCAAGATCCAGATCTGTTGGCTGTGGGAACAGGAGTTTTTCTGGTGATTTCTTTGAGAGGATTTCGACCGGCTTTGGCGATTGTACCCTCCGCCGTGTTGAGTCGCAGAGGGAAGGGAAGCCAAAGGTTCAAGCTGCGCACAGGAACAGTGGGATCAATGGCCAAGATTGCATCAAGGAGAGGGTTAGGTGTGGAGGGATCTTTGGTGGATTCATGATCACCTCATCCTCCTCATCGTCTTCGTCTTCCTCTCATTGGATTTCCTCCTCTGCAGAGGATAATGGTGGGAATTCGAAGGCAAGGCAGGTCTCCCATGGGAGGAGCAAGAGTTGGGGCTGGGCTCTTGCAAGTCCAATAAGGGCTTTTAGTAAGCCTTCTTCTGCCAAGAGGGATAATGGTAATAAGAATGTGACTCCTAATTTGGCTGCAATTCCTTCTTTATTGGCTGTGAGTGGCTGA
- the LOC121794042 gene encoding phylloplanin-like, which yields MALKSLLVLGLLIGCIALPLAQAQLGGLGGLLGPIFGLLRIQGILFCTPNGNVGVSATATPVFPNALVQLQCGGNVVSTATTDSSGVFSILMDPVNFLLSTLLSGCRLAVNTPLASCNASLPSVGGLASNLQFVGNTVAGLLNVANLVPTGFQFNANLH from the exons ATGGCACTAAAATCTCTTCTTGTGTTAGGCCTCTTGATCGGGTGCATCGCATTGCCACTCGCTCAAGCGCAGCTTGGTGGGCTTGGAGGCCTTCTTGGCCCTATTTTTGGCCTTCTCCGAATCCAAGGCATTCTCTTTTGCACTCCCAACGGAAACGTAGGTGTCAGTGCCACTGCCACCCCCGTTTTCCCTA ATGCTTTGGTGCAGCTGCAGTGTGGTGGAAATGTGGTGTCTACTGCTACAACAGATAGTTCGGGTGTATTTTCGATATTGATGGACCCCGTCAACTTTCTTCTCTCGACACTCCTCTCTGGCTGCAGGCTCGCTGTCAACACGCCTCTCGCCTCGTGCAACGCGAGCTTGCCATCTGTCGGCGGCCTGGCCTCGAACCTGCAGTTCGTCGGAAACACTGTGGCCGGCCTCTTGAACGTCGCCAACTTGGTTCCCACCGGTTTTCAATTCAATGCTAATTTGCACTAG